The DNA window TCACGATTATTTCGAGAGGGCTTTTTCTTTTCCAACCTTCCTGATAATTTTTTCTGATTTGTTGAAGTTTGTTACTAATGGTATTGATAATATAGGTCCGATTTATAATTGAATCAGCGCTTGACAAAATAAACCGAATGCAATTCGGCTCTACATTAGTGGTTTTTATCTCATCAGTGTCTCTCGCAGAGGACACTGATGTATTGTATTTGAGACTCAGTGTCCCACTGCTGTCTGTTTTTAAACCATGGTGAATTTAATAAGTGGAGACACTGAGTGGACGTATAATGTAGGTCCGATTTTTTATTTGACAAGTGAGAGAAACAAAACAAACCGAATACAATTCGGTTCTACATTAGTGATCGAATAAGTTAGGTATTTTTTCTTTTTTCTGTCTTTTCCTGAACTCTTTTTTTATGATCACTTTCTACAGAAAATCATCTCCTGGTGGTTCTCATGAGTAAGAGGACGATTTCGGAAAGATTTCGGAAAGATTTCGGAAGTGAATTCGGAAAGGAGGCAGAAGCAATTCATAATATTTTAATGCAAAACCCTTATTCAACAGCTCAAGAAATTGCTCAAGAATTGGATAAGACAGATAGAACAATTGAAAATTATCTTTCCAAGCTAAAAAAGACAAATATTATTATTCGTAAAGGTCCGAAATTAGGAGGGTATTGGGAATTTATTGACAGATAATTCGGAAAAATGTTGATGTAAATGAAGACAATAAAATAATTGAGAATTATTCAATGCGGGTTAAAAACCCAACAACTTGTTGACTTTCTTTCGAAAAGATTTCTGAATGATGCCGAAAAGAAAACAAAACGTTTGTTACATTTTTAGCTAATACTTGTAACAGAAATTAATGTCATTGAACACATAAAACATATACAAAAATCAACAACTTCATTAACTTCGAAACATGGCAGCAGCAGGTGGATAAAAAATAAGAAACCAGAATGCAGTTTGTTTTATAATAAGAAAATAAAGGGAATGGAGTAATAAATAGGTTTGTAGTCCCTCTGCTCTATGGCCAAAGCTACAGACTACAAACAGTAAGGTGAATTGTTCAGACGGTGACTGAATAATTGAAGAATCCCTAAAATATTCAGACACTGTCTGAATTATCTCAGGAGATATAAGGTAGAACTGCCGGAATATATTCAGATTTGTAAATGAAAGTCCTTTAATTCCTGAGTTTTTCAAATTCTTTTCAAGATTTCTTTATAGTCTCAGCAGTGTCTCTCGTAGAGGACTCTGATGTATTGTATTTGAGACTCAGTGTCCCACTGCTGTCTGTTTTAAACCATGGTGAATTTATTAAGTGGAGACACTGAGTGGAGGTATAGTGAATGTCCGATTTTTTATCGGACAAGTGAGAGTAACAAAAGAAGCCGAATGCAATTCGGCTCTACATTAGTGGTTTTTATCTCAGCAGTGTCTCTCTTAGATGACACTGATGTATTGTATTTGAGACTCAGTGTCCCACTGCTATCTGTTTTTAAACCTTGGTGAATTTAATAAGTGGAGACACTGAGTGGAGGTATTGTGTATGTCCGATTTTTTATCGGACAAGTGAGAGTAACAAAATAAACCGAATACAATTCGGTTCTATATTAGAGATCGAATAAATTAGGTGTTTTCTCTTTCTTCTTTCTTTGCTTGAACTCTTGATTCCAGCCAGATATTTGAGTTATTATGGAAGGCTTAAACACTTCATCAAGTAGCTTTGGAGTAAGTAGTTTCCTGATTTCTTCGTTTGTGCATTTAATCTTAAGGATGGATCTTGAATCAAGACTTTTGCTTTCATCGAGTAAGTAATTGACTAAATCAATAGCAGAATTGAGATTCTCAGGAATGCTTATGTCGACCATGGGGCGGGTATTTAATGGGACAAAATTTCTGTTTTGTTTTTTTTCATCGAACTCAAGTACATAAAATCCTTTTATTTCTTCTTTCTCAGCAAATGATGTTCGTTCGACTGAACCTGCATAAATAATTGGGAGTTTTTTGTTCTGCTCATTTTTCCAAAGAATTTGTTCCCGATGTATATGACCGCACAATACAGCATCATAATGCATAGGAATATCTTTCATTTGAATCACGTCTTCATTTTTGCGGAATGTATAGTTACCCGGACCACAAGTACAACCTTCAACTGCATGGTGTGTAAGCAGTAAATTTATATCTGCTTCTGCTTCCTGTTTTTTAATTTGTTGAGCAATGTCGTGAAATTGATCTCGAATCTGATGCCTTTCATAAGGGAAACCTGAGATATTGATTTTCTTTCCTTTTATTTCAAAATGAAAACAGCAAGCTTCCTTAAAAATGTGGAGGTTGGGTTGAAAAATGAGAGGAGAACGCGGTAAACGTGAGCTTTCGTGATTTCCGGGTACAATAACAAGTGGAATATTGTGCTTGGCAAAATCATACAGGATTTTGTAGGATTTGCCTATAATAGCTTCGGGGATTTTGGTTCTAAAAAAGAAATCACCTCCATGAAGAATCAAATCAATTTTATGCTCAATTGCGTA is part of the Bacteroidota bacterium genome and encodes:
- a CDS encoding HTH domain-containing protein translates to MSKRTISERFRKDFGSEFGKEAEAIHNILMQNPYSTAQEIAQELDKTDRTIENYLSKLKKTNIIIRKGPKLGGYWEFIDR
- a CDS encoding metallophosphoesterase; the protein is MIKILFLSDTHLGHEYPIRATKRIRRGQDFFDNFEFVLNYAIEHKIDLILHGGDFFFRTKIPEAIIGKSYKILYDFAKHNIPLVIVPGNHESSRLPRSPLIFQPNLHIFKEACCFHFEIKGKKINISGFPYERHQIRDQFHDIAQQIKKQEAEADINLLLTHHAVEGCTCGPGNYTFRKNEDVIQMKDIPMHYDAVLCGHIHREQILWKNEQNKKLPIIYAGSVERTSFAEKEEIKGFYVLEFDEKKQNRNFVPLNTRPMVDISIPENLNSAIDLVNYLLDESKSLDSRSILKIKCTNEEIRKLLTPKLLDEVFKPSIITQISGWNQEFKQRKKKEKTPNLFDL